Proteins co-encoded in one Acidobacteriota bacterium genomic window:
- a CDS encoding glycosyltransferase family 4 protein — MDSLPKRTQEKKNAVRLAYLVTHPIQYQAPLLRRIAQEPDIDLTAFFGSDFSIRGYNDVGFGGVGVKWDVPLLGGYKHEFLPSLRDLGRITRTSPLNHGIFSRLRGRGDQPGFDALWLHGYANVNALHAMLAARSLGIPVLVRAESRISGNERHRWRQALQQLYLHLLGKLVSGVLPIGTLNAKFWQQHFGADIPQFFMPYAVDNSYFQQCSRDARPNRSSLQQELNLDPTRPVILFASKLQERKGCADLLEAYRRLSPAPGIEPHPYLVIVGDGAQRPALEQTARETGFGSIRFCGFRNQSELPGFFDLCSVFVLPSRHEPWGLIVNEVMNAARPVIVSDDVGCQRDLVTSGIEGEIFPVGDRDALAGALRRILTTPETTQRMGEHALERIRSWDFEEDVRGLRHALAAVTKKIAP, encoded by the coding sequence ATGGATTCCCTCCCCAAGCGGACCCAGGAGAAGAAGAACGCAGTCCGCCTGGCTTATCTGGTCACGCATCCCATTCAGTACCAGGCGCCACTTCTGCGGCGCATCGCCCAGGAACCCGACATCGACCTCACTGCCTTCTTCGGTTCCGATTTCTCCATACGTGGCTATAACGACGTAGGCTTCGGCGGCGTGGGCGTCAAATGGGATGTGCCTCTACTGGGGGGATACAAACACGAGTTTTTACCCTCTCTCCGCGATCTAGGGAGAATCACGCGGACCTCTCCCCTCAACCACGGCATCTTCAGCCGTCTTCGAGGTCGCGGTGATCAACCCGGTTTTGATGCCCTCTGGCTTCATGGCTATGCAAACGTCAACGCTCTACATGCCATGCTTGCTGCCAGGTCTCTCGGTATCCCCGTGCTCGTCCGGGCGGAGTCCAGGATCAGCGGGAACGAACGGCATCGGTGGAGACAGGCACTTCAACAACTCTATCTTCATCTGCTCGGCAAGCTCGTCAGCGGTGTTCTCCCCATCGGCACCCTGAATGCGAAGTTCTGGCAGCAGCACTTCGGCGCGGACATCCCGCAGTTCTTCATGCCCTATGCTGTCGACAACAGTTATTTTCAACAATGCAGCCGCGACGCCAGGCCCAACCGTTCTTCTCTACAGCAAGAATTGAACCTGGATCCTACACGTCCGGTCATTCTCTTTGCCTCCAAGCTCCAGGAGCGTAAAGGCTGCGCCGATCTCCTGGAGGCCTATCGTCGTCTCTCTCCTGCTCCCGGCATCGAGCCTCATCCTTACCTGGTCATTGTTGGCGATGGAGCACAACGCCCCGCTCTTGAACAAACCGCGCGGGAAACCGGTTTTGGAAGCATTCGCTTCTGCGGCTTTCGCAATCAGTCCGAACTTCCAGGGTTCTTCGACCTCTGCTCCGTCTTCGTTCTACCATCGCGTCACGAGCCGTGGGGGCTGATCGTCAACGAGGTGATGAATGCCGCGCGCCCCGTTATCGTCTCCGACGACGTCGGCTGCCAGCGCGACCTCGTCACATCTGGCATTGAAGGAGAGATATTTCCCGTCGGCGATCGCGACGCCCTCGCTGGCGCGCTGCGCCGCATACTGACAACCCCTGAAACAACGCAACGGATGGGAGAGCATGCGCTTGAACGGATTCGATCCTGGGATTTTGAAGAGGATGTTCGCGGCTTGCGGCATGCACTTGCCGCAGTCACAAAAAAGATTGCACCATGA